Proteins encoded in a region of the Leptospira montravelensis genome:
- a CDS encoding slr1658 superfamily regulator: MSFVTLTSTKQTNPIKAEHSQNYIQMKNEKPVTTENKSLLLEQKIFFHSQLSIAVSAADMNFYWKRCDVLSNFISQFYFHSYEAKKLDKNAISTIINELVENAAKYSDKENSTVYIEIKDLGTDLRLEVKNHVTPWMKAIFENKIQTIKDGDINQLYFDALESRNNGSGSEGMGLLILLKDYQLKLAYEFNETEEHGFDLTIRVHIPVESNQKDLAL, encoded by the coding sequence ATGTCTTTTGTTACTTTAACTTCCACAAAACAAACTAATCCTATCAAAGCGGAACATTCCCAAAACTATATTCAAATGAAAAATGAAAAACCAGTTACAACGGAAAACAAAAGTTTACTACTGGAACAAAAGATTTTTTTCCATAGTCAATTATCCATAGCGGTGTCTGCGGCAGATATGAATTTCTATTGGAAAAGATGCGACGTATTATCTAATTTTATATCTCAGTTTTACTTCCACTCTTATGAAGCAAAGAAGTTAGATAAAAATGCGATCTCCACAATTATCAATGAACTTGTGGAAAACGCAGCAAAATATTCTGACAAAGAAAATAGTACTGTTTACATTGAAATCAAAGACCTTGGAACCGATTTACGTTTAGAGGTTAAAAATCATGTGACCCCTTGGATGAAAGCGATCTTTGAAAATAAAATACAAACTATTAAAGACGGAGATATTAACCAGTTATATTTTGATGCTTTAGAATCACGAAACAATGGAAGTGGATCTGAAGGAATGGGTTTACTTATATTATTGAAAGATTACCAATTGAAACTTGCTTATGAATTTAATGAAACAGAAGAACATGGTTTTGATCTGACCATTCGAGTTCACATCCCAGTTGAAAGTAACCAAAAGGATTTGGCATTATAA
- a CDS encoding helix-turn-helix domain-containing protein, with the protein MNSPLPFYNEYLNFFLLFAALLGFLYAIGEFFSYHKNRKQILLGIIFLGTSYILFNFYLISSGKIKWLYPLFLTDLPIVSCLGVLLDEYFLTIMEGKIRSFRRFSYRIVPLVFLFVLIVFWNFWNKTSYLESQSLGLNPFLNRPLLLVLPTILIYILCLLRIFRRISKQIRWSTFRKNYTLRIGITIVGFCMALSIHGLITLARGGQTAHQLTGIAIGIFLCFLYVLRQSYPDFFLEVRKIVEDEKKAKISQISKLDHNQIRNKLQDLFEKEKIYREEKLSLRELAERIDLSSHQLSEFLNTEIKQSFYQYTNYFRVNEAKEKIEKEPDRSLLAIAYDVGFGSKSTFNEAFKKETGTTPREYREKILKKHPVRSIRS; encoded by the coding sequence ATGAATTCCCCTTTACCATTTTACAACGAATACTTAAATTTTTTCCTGCTATTTGCCGCATTACTTGGGTTTTTATACGCAATCGGAGAATTCTTTAGTTATCATAAAAATAGAAAACAAATTCTTTTAGGAATTATTTTCCTTGGAACCAGTTACATATTATTTAACTTTTATTTAATTTCATCCGGTAAAATCAAATGGCTTTACCCATTATTTTTAACTGATTTGCCGATTGTTTCCTGCCTCGGTGTTCTACTTGATGAATACTTTCTTACGATTATGGAAGGTAAAATCCGATCATTTCGACGTTTTTCTTACCGAATTGTGCCATTGGTATTTTTATTTGTTTTGATTGTTTTTTGGAATTTTTGGAACAAAACTAGTTATTTAGAAAGCCAATCCCTTGGATTAAATCCCTTTTTAAATCGGCCTTTATTGTTGGTTTTGCCAACCATCCTGATATATATTTTGTGTTTGCTCCGAATATTCAGAAGGATATCCAAACAAATTCGCTGGAGTACCTTTCGTAAAAATTACACTTTAAGAATAGGAATCACCATTGTTGGATTTTGTATGGCATTGTCCATTCACGGACTCATCACTTTGGCCAGGGGAGGCCAAACGGCACATCAACTGACCGGAATTGCCATCGGAATCTTTTTATGTTTTTTATATGTGCTAAGACAAAGTTACCCCGATTTCTTTTTGGAAGTTCGAAAAATTGTCGAAGATGAAAAAAAGGCAAAGATTTCACAGATATCCAAATTGGATCATAATCAAATCCGAAACAAACTGCAAGATTTGTTTGAGAAAGAAAAAATCTACCGTGAAGAAAAACTAAGTCTTCGTGAATTAGCAGAAAGAATCGATTTAAGTTCCCACCAACTCTCCGAATTTTTAAATACGGAAATCAAACAAAGCTTTTACCAATACACAAATTATTTCCGAGTGAATGAAGCTAAGGAAAAAATTGAAAAAGAACCGGATCGCTCTCTTCTTGCCATTGCCTATGATGTGGGATTTGGATCCAAATCTACCTTCAACGAAGCTTTCAAA